In Trifolium pratense cultivar HEN17-A07 linkage group LG7, ARS_RC_1.1, whole genome shotgun sequence, a genomic segment contains:
- the LOC123897623 gene encoding 14 kDa proline-rich protein DC2.15-like: MASNNKLFATILVFSLLAYSTFTEANGSCPPSPKPKPPPSSKGHCPKDTLKLGVCADLLGLVNVIVGNPPSGSNCCALIKGLADLEAAVCLCTAIKANVLGINLNVPLTLSWVLSACQKNVPSGYQCA; this comes from the coding sequence ATGGCTTCCAACAACAAACTTTTTGCCACCATTTTAGTGTTTTCTCTTCTTGCTTACTCCACATTCACTGAGGCTAATGGTTCATGCCCACCATCACCAAAGCCAAAACCACCACCTTCATCCAAAGGTCATTGCCCCAAGGACACATTAAAGCTAGGTGTTTGTGCCGATCTTTTGGGACTGGTTAATGTTATTGTTGGAAATCCTCCTTCAGGTAGTAATTGTTGTGCATTGATCAAAGGTTTGGCTGATTTGGAGGCCGCGGTATGTCTTTGCACCGCAATTAAGGCCAATGTGCTTGGAATAAACTTGAACGTACCTCTCACACTCTCTTGGGTTCTTAGTGCATGTCAAAAAAATGTCCCTTCCGGTTACCAATGTGCCTAA
- the LOC123899370 gene encoding 14 kDa proline-rich protein DC2.15-like, with protein MASNNKFSAIIFLLSLLAYSTFTHANVPCPPSPKPTPSPSASPPSKGQCPKDTLKLGVCADLLGLVNVVIGNPPSGSNCCALIKGLADLEAALCLCTALKANVLGINLNVPITLSLILSACQKTIPSGFQCP; from the coding sequence ATGGCTTCCAACAACAAATTCTCTGCCATCATTTTTTTGCTTTCTCTTCTTGCTTACTCAACATTCACTCATGCTAATGTTCCATGCCCACCATCACCAAAACCAACACCTTCACCTAGTGCTTCTCCACCATCCAAAGGTCAGTGCCCCAAGGATACCTTAAAGCTAGGGGTTTGTGCCGATCTTTTAGGGTTGGTTAATGTTGTTATTGGAAATCCTCCTTCCGGTAGCAATTGTTGTGCATTGATCAAGGGTCTGGCGGATTTGGAGGCCGCGCTCTGTCTTTGCACCGCACTTAAGGCCAATGTGCTTGGAATTAACTTGAATGTACCTATCACGCTAAGTTTGATCCTTAGTGCATGTCAAAAAACCATTCCTTCTGGTTTCCAATGTCCCTAA